The Hymenobacter sp. GOD-10R genome includes a window with the following:
- a CDS encoding serine hydrolase domain-containing protein: MRYFVARLALVVLLLLSFLPSPAQSSSAISQAVDAFVADKLKTLGIPGLAVAVVQKGEIRKVATYGLANVEWKAPVTDHTNFQIASCTKLLTSTLVLKTVYAGKLRLNDPISNYLDSIPPQWQPIRVKHLLTHASGIRDFHGNLYLSTAAVVRALRDSTLAYPPGSKQQYAQADFMLLGYILEKIYGKPFPELLQEEVTRPLQMLDGAFDMEQRVGPFLRTNLVSQKATTYYDWQGQLRAYKYLYPAYTYTAGGYFASLHDMVQWAIGLDKEVLFPEAFAAPLLYGCDSLPQGHAEFTRAGWALGTEKDIVSAGHSGGPGLGDVWRFPQEGYTVIVLSNDGELLPGLARAIAAFYIKGLSPGAPIKKYER, from the coding sequence ATGCGCTACTTTGTTGCTCGGCTAGCTCTCGTCGTTCTGCTGCTGCTCTCCTTTCTACCATCTCCGGCCCAAAGCTCGTCAGCTATAAGCCAGGCGGTAGACGCCTTTGTTGCTGATAAGCTAAAGACGCTTGGTATTCCCGGCCTAGCGGTAGCCGTTGTTCAGAAAGGTGAAATACGTAAAGTTGCCACCTACGGCCTCGCCAATGTGGAATGGAAAGCGCCCGTCACGGACCATACCAACTTCCAGATTGCCTCGTGCACCAAGCTGCTCACCTCGACGCTGGTGTTGAAGACAGTCTACGCGGGTAAGCTGCGCCTCAACGATCCAATCAGCAACTACCTAGACTCGATTCCGCCCCAGTGGCAACCCATCCGAGTAAAGCATCTGCTGACGCACGCTAGCGGAATACGCGACTTCCACGGCAACCTGTACCTCTCCACGGCGGCTGTGGTGCGAGCCCTGCGCGACTCCACTCTCGCTTACCCGCCCGGCAGCAAGCAGCAATACGCCCAGGCTGATTTTATGCTGCTCGGCTACATCCTGGAAAAGATCTACGGCAAGCCTTTCCCGGAATTGCTGCAAGAGGAAGTGACACGCCCTTTGCAAATGCTAGATGGCGCCTTCGACATGGAACAACGGGTTGGCCCCTTCCTCCGCACCAACTTGGTTTCGCAAAAAGCCACTACCTACTACGATTGGCAAGGACAGCTACGCGCTTATAAGTACCTCTACCCTGCTTATACATACACCGCGGGCGGCTACTTTGCCTCCTTGCACGATATGGTGCAGTGGGCCATTGGCCTCGACAAGGAAGTGTTGTTCCCGGAAGCTTTTGCGGCGCCGCTGTTGTACGGCTGCGATAGTCTGCCCCAAGGCCACGCTGAATTCACCAGAGCCGGTTGGGCCTTGGGTACAGAAAAGGACATCGTCAGCGCCGGGCATAGCGGCGGCCCAGGCCTAGGCGACGTGTGGCGCTTTCCGCAGGAAGGCTATACCGTGATTGTGCTCTCGAATGACGGCGAGCTGCTACCAGGCTTGGCCCGTGCTATTGCGGCGTTCTACATAAAAGGGTTGAGCCCCGGCGCGCCAATCAAGAAGTATGAACGCTAG